A window of the Polaribacter batillariae genome harbors these coding sequences:
- the thiL gene encoding thiamine-phosphate kinase, producing the protein MLEDKNPQKTSLAELGEFGLINHITQYFKVENASTIKAVGDDAAVLEASEKQTLVTTDLLIEGVHFDLSYMPLKHLGYKAVMANLSDVYAMNGVAEQITVSIAVSNRFSLEAIEELYAGIQLACSTYKVDLIGGDTTSSTKGMLISITAIGKANKADVVYRNGAKETDLIVVSGDLGAAYLGLQVLEREKQVFKVNPNNQPDLDNYTYLIERQLKPEARKDVPLILKELGVKPTAMIDISDGLSSELFHICTQSKVGCKIYEEKLPLDPQVISACEEFELDSTMVALSGGEDYELLFTVPITDFEKIKGNPNFSIVGHITAQNQGLNLVTRANQEIELKAQGWNALKGK; encoded by the coding sequence ATGTTAGAAGATAAAAACCCACAGAAAACATCGTTGGCAGAACTTGGAGAGTTTGGCTTGATAAACCATATTACGCAGTATTTTAAAGTTGAAAATGCATCAACCATAAAAGCGGTTGGAGACGATGCTGCAGTTTTAGAGGCTTCTGAAAAACAAACTTTGGTTACTACAGATTTGTTGATTGAAGGTGTGCATTTCGATTTGAGTTACATGCCGTTAAAACATTTAGGTTATAAGGCTGTAATGGCAAACTTGTCTGACGTGTATGCAATGAATGGAGTTGCAGAGCAAATTACAGTTTCAATTGCAGTTTCTAACCGTTTTTCTTTAGAAGCTATTGAAGAGTTGTATGCTGGTATTCAGTTGGCTTGCAGTACTTATAAGGTCGATTTAATTGGTGGAGATACGACTTCTTCTACCAAAGGAATGTTAATTTCTATAACCGCAATTGGAAAAGCGAATAAAGCAGATGTTGTATATAGAAATGGCGCAAAAGAAACCGATTTAATTGTGGTTTCTGGAGATTTAGGTGCTGCTTATTTAGGTTTACAGGTCTTAGAAAGAGAGAAGCAAGTTTTTAAAGTAAACCCAAACAATCAGCCAGATTTAGACAATTATACTTATTTAATTGAACGCCAGTTAAAACCAGAAGCTCGCAAAGATGTTCCCTTAATTTTAAAGGAATTGGGTGTAAAACCGACTGCGATGATTGATATTTCTGACGGACTTTCTTCGGAACTTTTTCATATTTGCACACAAAGCAAAGTAGGCTGTAAGATTTATGAAGAAAAATTGCCTTTAGACCCACAAGTAATTTCTGCTTGCGAAGAATTTGAGTTAGATTCTACCATGGTTGCTTTAAGTGGTGGCGAAGATTACGAACTTTTATTTACGGTGCCAATTACCGATTTTGAAAAAATAAAGGGAAATCCGAATTTTTCTATTGTTGGACACATTACTGCCCAAAACCAAGGTTTAAATTTGGTAACTAGAGCCAACCAAGAAATTGAACTGAAAGCCCAAGGTTGGAATGCTTTAAAAGGCAAATAA
- a CDS encoding choice-of-anchor B family protein — protein MMKKILFLLILIVCSCTKKDVFEADRQIIINPAIKCENGFAGDYPCNDYDLLTHISLEEIAGENTVGNDSWGWVDPSTNKEYALVGTNKGVSFIDITDPARAVVLGFLKTRTENSSWRDIKVYKNVAYIVSEAENHGMQIFNLDRLGKVINAPVEFTADREYTEFGSAHNIVINEESGFGYAVGTKTFAGGPHFMDLNNPFQVKAAGGFEQSAYSHDAQVVTYNGPDLDYTGKEILIGSNENEVVIVDVTDKENPTKISAISYPNIGYTHQGWFTENLKYFILGDELDEQDKGTNTRTIIFDFTDLDNPLLHFEYLGKSAAIDHNGYVKGNLFFQANYTAGVRIIDISNIDNKLFTEVGFFDTYPENDNTAFNGAWNVYPYLPSGNIIISDINRGLFVIRKSKT, from the coding sequence ATGATGAAAAAAATTCTCTTCCTTTTAATATTAATCGTATGTAGTTGTACCAAAAAAGATGTTTTTGAAGCAGATAGACAAATAATTATAAATCCTGCTATAAAATGCGAAAATGGTTTTGCTGGCGACTATCCTTGTAACGATTACGATTTATTAACACATATTTCTTTAGAAGAAATTGCAGGCGAAAACACAGTTGGTAACGATAGTTGGGGTTGGGTAGATCCTTCAACCAATAAAGAGTATGCATTGGTTGGTACAAATAAAGGAGTTTCTTTTATCGATATTACAGATCCTGCAAGAGCAGTTGTTTTAGGGTTTTTAAAAACAAGAACAGAAAACAGTTCTTGGAGAGATATAAAAGTGTACAAAAATGTAGCATATATTGTAAGTGAAGCCGAAAATCATGGAATGCAAATTTTTAACTTAGATAGACTAGGTAAAGTTATAAATGCACCAGTAGAATTTACGGCAGATAGAGAATATACCGAATTTGGAAGCGCACATAACATCGTTATTAACGAAGAAAGTGGTTTTGGATACGCTGTTGGTACAAAAACTTTTGCTGGTGGACCTCATTTTATGGATTTAAACAATCCTTTTCAAGTAAAAGCCGCAGGTGGTTTTGAGCAAAGTGCCTATTCACACGATGCACAAGTAGTAACTTATAATGGTCCAGATTTAGATTATACAGGAAAAGAAATTCTTATTGGAAGTAACGAAAACGAAGTGGTAATTGTAGATGTTACAGATAAAGAAAACCCAACTAAAATTTCTGCCATTAGTTATCCGAATATTGGTTACACACACCAAGGTTGGTTTACAGAAAATCTTAAATATTTTATTTTAGGAGACGAGTTAGACGAGCAAGATAAAGGAACAAATACAAGAACTATTATTTTCGATTTTACAGATTTAGACAATCCGCTTTTACATTTCGAGTATTTAGGAAAATCTGCAGCTATCGATCATAATGGTTATGTAAAGGGCAACTTATTTTTTCAAGCAAACTATACAGCAGGTGTTCGAATTATAGATATTTCAAATATCGATAATAAACTATTTACGGAGGTTGGTTTTTTCGACACCTATCCAGAAAACGACAACACCGCTTTTAATGGTGCTTGGAATGTGTACCCATACTTACCAAGTGGAAATATTATTATTAGCGATATAAATCGTGGTCTGTTTGTAATTCGAAAAAGCAAAACCTAA